A DNA window from Elephas maximus indicus isolate mEleMax1 chromosome 17, mEleMax1 primary haplotype, whole genome shotgun sequence contains the following coding sequences:
- the CHST10 gene encoding carbohydrate sulfotransferase 10 isoform X4, with protein sequence MHHQWLLLAACFWVIFMFMVASKFITLTFKDPEVYGAKQEFLFLTTVPDVGKLPEEEHFPEELKPTRKMLPESRLVQPLVHTERLELIRNVCRDEALKNLSHTAVSKFVLDRIFVCDKHKILFCQTPKVGNTQWKKVLIVLNVLYFTSWWWYRKSRVRAACRKATTETGGGAFPSIEDIPENVVHDHEKNGLPRLSSFSDTEIQKRLKTYFKFFIVRDPFERLISAFKDKFVHNPRFEPWYRHEIAPGIIRKYRRNRTETRGIQFEDFVRYLGDPNHRWLDLQFGDHIIHWVTFVQLCAPCEITYSVIGHHETLEDDAPYILKEAGIDHLVSYPTIPPGITVYNRTKVEHYFLGISKRDIRRLYARFEGDFKLFGYQKPDFLLN encoded by the exons TGTACGGTGCCAAACAGGAGTTTCTCTTCCTGACAACCGTGCCGGACGTGGGCAAGTTGCCAGAGGAGGAGCACTTTCCTGAGGAACTGAAG CCAACCAGAAAAATGCTTCCGGAGAGCCGGCTCGTTCAGCCCCTGGTCCACACGGAGCGCCTGGAACTCATCCGAAACGTCTGCAGAGACGAAGCCCTGAAGAATCTCTCGCACACTGCTGTCTCCAAGTTTGTCCTGGACCGAATATTTGTCTGTGACAAGCACAAGATTCTCTTCTGCCAGACTCCCAAAGTGGGCAACACCCAGTGGAAGAAAGTGCTCATCGTCCTGAACG TGCTGTACTTTACAAGCTGGTGGTGGTACCGCAAATCACGGGTtcgagccgcctgccgcaaagccactactgagacaggaggag GAGCTTTTCCTTCCATTGAAGACATCCCTGAAAATGTGGTCCATGACCACGAGAAGAACGGCCTTCCCCGTCTGTCTTCCTTCAGCGACACAGAGATTCAGAAACG ATTGAAAACATACTTCAAGTTTTTTATTGTCCGAGACCCATTTGAAAGACTTATTTCTGCATTTAAGGATAAGTTCGTTCACAACCCTCGCTTTGAGCCTTGGTACAGGCATGAGATCGCCCCTGGCATCATCAGGAAATACCGGCGGAATCGAACGGAGACCCGGGGGATCCAGTTTGAAGATTTTGTGCGTTACCTGGGTGATCCGAACCACAGATGGTTGGATCTTCAGTTTGGTGACCACATCATCCACTGGGTGACCTTCGTACAACTCTGCGCCCCCTGTGAGATCACATACAGCGTGATCGGACACCACGAGACCCTGGAGGACGATGCTCCGTACATCTTAAAAGAAGCCGGGATCGACCATCTTGTGTCCTACCCGACCATCCCTCCAGGCATCACCGTGTACAATAGAACCAAGGTGGAGCACTACTTCCTGGGGATAAGCAAGCGAGACATCCGGCGCCTGTATGCACGTTTTGAGGGGGACTTTAAGCTCTTTGGGTACCAGAAACCGGATTTCTTGCTAAACTGA
- the CHST10 gene encoding carbohydrate sulfotransferase 10 isoform X3 gives MHHQWLLLAACFWVIFMFMVASKFITLTFKDPEVYGAKQEFLFLTTVPDVGKLPEEEHFPEELKPTRKMLPESRLVQPLVHTERLELIRNVCRDEALKNLSHTAVSKFVLDRIFVCDKHKILFCQTPKVGNTQWKKVLIVLNGAFPSIEDIPENVVHDHEKNGLPRLSSFSDTEIQKRLKTYFKFFIVRDPFERLISAFKDKFVHNPRFEPWYRHEIAPGIIRKYRRNRTETRGIQFEDFVRYLGDPNHRWLDLQFGDHIIHWVTFVQLCAPCEITYSVIGHHETLEDDAPYILKEAGIDHLVSYPTIPPGITVYNRTKVEHYFLGISKRDIRRLYARFEGDFKLFGYQKPDFLLN, from the exons TGTACGGTGCCAAACAGGAGTTTCTCTTCCTGACAACCGTGCCGGACGTGGGCAAGTTGCCAGAGGAGGAGCACTTTCCTGAGGAACTGAAG CCAACCAGAAAAATGCTTCCGGAGAGCCGGCTCGTTCAGCCCCTGGTCCACACGGAGCGCCTGGAACTCATCCGAAACGTCTGCAGAGACGAAGCCCTGAAGAATCTCTCGCACACTGCTGTCTCCAAGTTTGTCCTGGACCGAATATTTGTCTGTGACAAGCACAAGATTCTCTTCTGCCAGACTCCCAAAGTGGGCAACACCCAGTGGAAGAAAGTGCTCATCGTCCTGAACG GAGCTTTTCCTTCCATTGAAGACATCCCTGAAAATGTGGTCCATGACCACGAGAAGAACGGCCTTCCCCGTCTGTCTTCCTTCAGCGACACAGAGATTCAGAAACG ATTGAAAACATACTTCAAGTTTTTTATTGTCCGAGACCCATTTGAAAGACTTATTTCTGCATTTAAGGATAAGTTCGTTCACAACCCTCGCTTTGAGCCTTGGTACAGGCATGAGATCGCCCCTGGCATCATCAGGAAATACCGGCGGAATCGAACGGAGACCCGGGGGATCCAGTTTGAAGATTTTGTGCGTTACCTGGGTGATCCGAACCACAGATGGTTGGATCTTCAGTTTGGTGACCACATCATCCACTGGGTGACCTTCGTACAACTCTGCGCCCCCTGTGAGATCACATACAGCGTGATCGGACACCACGAGACCCTGGAGGACGATGCTCCGTACATCTTAAAAGAAGCCGGGATCGACCATCTTGTGTCCTACCCGACCATCCCTCCAGGCATCACCGTGTACAATAGAACCAAGGTGGAGCACTACTTCCTGGGGATAAGCAAGCGAGACATCCGGCGCCTGTATGCACGTTTTGAGGGGGACTTTAAGCTCTTTGGGTACCAGAAACCGGATTTCTTGCTAAACTGA
- the CHST10 gene encoding carbohydrate sulfotransferase 10 isoform X5 encodes MLPESRLVQPLVHTERLELIRNVCRDEALKNLSHTAVSKFVLDRIFVCDKHKILFCQTPKVGNTQWKKVLIVLNVLYFTSWWWYRKSRVRAACRKATTETGGGAFPSIEDIPENVVHDHEKNGLPRLSSFSDTEIQKRLKTYFKFFIVRDPFERLISAFKDKFVHNPRFEPWYRHEIAPGIIRKYRRNRTETRGIQFEDFVRYLGDPNHRWLDLQFGDHIIHWVTFVQLCAPCEITYSVIGHHETLEDDAPYILKEAGIDHLVSYPTIPPGITVYNRTKVEHYFLGISKRDIRRLYARFEGDFKLFGYQKPDFLLN; translated from the exons ATGCTTCCGGAGAGCCGGCTCGTTCAGCCCCTGGTCCACACGGAGCGCCTGGAACTCATCCGAAACGTCTGCAGAGACGAAGCCCTGAAGAATCTCTCGCACACTGCTGTCTCCAAGTTTGTCCTGGACCGAATATTTGTCTGTGACAAGCACAAGATTCTCTTCTGCCAGACTCCCAAAGTGGGCAACACCCAGTGGAAGAAAGTGCTCATCGTCCTGAACG TGCTGTACTTTACAAGCTGGTGGTGGTACCGCAAATCACGGGTtcgagccgcctgccgcaaagccactactgagacaggaggag GAGCTTTTCCTTCCATTGAAGACATCCCTGAAAATGTGGTCCATGACCACGAGAAGAACGGCCTTCCCCGTCTGTCTTCCTTCAGCGACACAGAGATTCAGAAACG ATTGAAAACATACTTCAAGTTTTTTATTGTCCGAGACCCATTTGAAAGACTTATTTCTGCATTTAAGGATAAGTTCGTTCACAACCCTCGCTTTGAGCCTTGGTACAGGCATGAGATCGCCCCTGGCATCATCAGGAAATACCGGCGGAATCGAACGGAGACCCGGGGGATCCAGTTTGAAGATTTTGTGCGTTACCTGGGTGATCCGAACCACAGATGGTTGGATCTTCAGTTTGGTGACCACATCATCCACTGGGTGACCTTCGTACAACTCTGCGCCCCCTGTGAGATCACATACAGCGTGATCGGACACCACGAGACCCTGGAGGACGATGCTCCGTACATCTTAAAAGAAGCCGGGATCGACCATCTTGTGTCCTACCCGACCATCCCTCCAGGCATCACCGTGTACAATAGAACCAAGGTGGAGCACTACTTCCTGGGGATAAGCAAGCGAGACATCCGGCGCCTGTATGCACGTTTTGAGGGGGACTTTAAGCTCTTTGGGTACCAGAAACCGGATTTCTTGCTAAACTGA